The Candidatus Cloacimonadaceae bacterium genome has a window encoding:
- a CDS encoding chitobiase/beta-hexosaminidase C-terminal domain-containing protein, translating to MKLRISNVLMGLVICVFIITLGSCEDRTIEITRAPQLSNGSGTYYNKQIVSVAQANNATKTYYTIDGTIPTPSSMLYTQWIEINQNTLLKLRSYEEYKFPSEVVTADYKFAVAPVSASYIGGTYSTPLSVSLSSSTYNAQIRYTTDGQEPSLEATMYIAPIQVSASTIVKAKAFYSSWTSSSTSTFSYILKLPMPSFNPIGGTYTSAQSVSIGCAISGATIRYTLNGDDPSPYSAIYSSPVIVNSTTTLKAKAYKSAWSDSNINISTYTINSSSPVATPTFSPVGGTYNSTQSVSISCATSGSSIRYTTNGSDPNSSSALYTTPIAVSVTTTIKAKAFKAGMPDSSVGSAVYNLTVATPTFSPVGGTYNFTQSVSISCVTSGSSIRYTTNGSDPTSSSALYSSPINVSVTTTLKAKAFKTGWTDSPVGSAVYNLRVATPTFSPVGGTYSSTQYVSISCVTSGSSIRYTTNGSDPTSSSALYSSPFTISVTTTLKAKAFMTGWIESAINSAYYTINSSSQVATPTFSPVGGTYSSTQYVSISCATSGSSIRYTTNGSDPTSSSALYSSPITISVTTTLKAKAFKTGWTDSPVSSSIYTISQFSFEGFESGSFSALPWNNSSANPWSIITGSNVYAGIYSAKSGAILHNGITSIQISKSCSSGNITFYRKVSSELSYDYLIFYIDGVEKARWSGEVYWSSVTYSVSAGTRIFKWTYMKDDTVNSGSDCAWIDNISFP from the coding sequence ATGAAACTAAGAATCAGTAATGTCTTGATGGGTCTGGTAATATGTGTTTTTATTATCACGTTGGGTAGCTGTGAAGACAGGACCATAGAAATAACTCGAGCTCCACAGCTGAGTAATGGCAGTGGCACATATTATAACAAACAAATTGTATCCGTAGCTCAGGCAAACAATGCAACGAAAACTTACTACACTATAGATGGAACTATCCCAACTCCTTCATCCATGTTATATACACAGTGGATTGAAATAAACCAAAACACATTACTCAAACTCAGGTCATACGAAGAATATAAATTCCCCAGTGAAGTAGTAACTGCTGACTATAAGTTTGCTGTTGCCCCAGTTTCTGCGTCATACATTGGAGGAACCTACTCAACCCCTTTGAGCGTAAGTCTATCATCCTCAACTTATAATGCGCAGATCCGTTATACAACAGATGGTCAGGAGCCGTCCTTAGAAGCCACAATGTATATTGCCCCAATTCAAGTATCTGCTAGCACTATAGTAAAAGCTAAGGCCTTTTATTCATCCTGGACATCGAGTAGCACTTCAACATTTTCATATATCTTGAAACTCCCAATGCCTTCGTTTAATCCAATTGGCGGAACCTACACATCAGCACAATCAGTATCGATTGGATGTGCAATCAGTGGTGCAACTATTCGTTATACACTAAACGGGGATGATCCATCACCATACTCAGCAATCTATTCATCTCCGGTTATTGTTAACTCGACTACAACCCTCAAGGCCAAAGCGTATAAATCTGCTTGGAGTGATAGTAATATTAATATATCGACCTATACTATTAATTCAAGCAGTCCAGTCGCGACACCAACGTTTAGCCCGGTTGGAGGGACATATAATTCTACGCAATCTGTGTCAATCAGTTGTGCGACAAGTGGCTCTTCAATACGTTATACTACCAACGGCAGTGATCCCAACTCATCATCAGCATTGTATACTACACCAATCGCTGTCTCAGTTACAACTACGATTAAAGCTAAGGCTTTTAAAGCAGGCATGCCGGATAGCTCTGTTGGTTCAGCAGTTTATAACCTGACTGTAGCAACACCAACGTTTAGCCCGGTTGGAGGGACATATAATTTTACGCAATCAGTGTCAATCAGCTGTGTGACAAGTGGCTCTTCAATACGATATACTACCAACGGCAGTGACCCCACTTCCTCATCAGCATTGTATTCTTCACCTATCAATGTTTCAGTTACGACTACGCTTAAAGCAAAAGCTTTCAAGACTGGGTGGACTGATAGTCCTGTAGGTTCAGCTGTTTACAATCTGAGAGTCGCAACACCAACGTTTAGCCCGGTTGGGGGAACATATAGCTCGACACAATATGTGTCAATCAGCTGTGTGACAAGTGGCTCTTCAATACGATATACTACCAACGGCAGTGACCCCACTTCCTCATCAGCGTTATATTCTTCGCCATTCACTATTTCAGTTACGACTACGCTTAAAGCTAAGGCTTTCATGACTGGCTGGATTGAAAGTGCCATCAATTCTGCATACTATACAATTAACTCAAGTAGTCAAGTGGCAACACCAACGTTTAGCCCGGTTGGAGGAACATATAGTTCGACACAATATGTGTCAATCAGCTGTGCGACAAGTGGCTCTTCAATACGATATACTACCAACGGCAGTGACCCCACTTCCTCATCAGCGTTATATTCATCACCAATCACTATTTCAGTTACGACTACGCTTAAAGCAAAAGCTTTCAAGACTGGGTGGACTGATAGCCCGGTTTCTTCATCAATATACACTATAAGTCAATTCAGTTTTGAGGGTTTCGAAAGCGGAAGCTTCAGTGCACTACCTTGGAATAACTCATCGGCTAATCCATGGTCAATTATAACCGGATCGAATGTTTATGCTGGCATTTATTCTGCGAAATCGGGAGCTATTCTCCATAATGGCATAACATCAATCCAGATATCGAAGAGCTGTTCTTCCGGCAATATAACTTTCTACCGAAAAGTATCATCTGAATTGAGTTATGATTATCTTATTTTTTACATTGACGGAGTTGAGAAAGCCAGATGGTCCGGCGAAGTTTATTGGTCATCTGTTACATATTCTGTATCAGCTGGAACCAGGATATTCAAGTGGACATATATGAAGGATGATACAGTAAATTCCGGTAGTGATTGTGCTTGGATTGACAACATAAGCTTCCCATAA
- a CDS encoding OmpA family protein: protein MGKDYREREVIMDSDNRSELNYWPSFVDIFASLFFIFLILFAIYYTSVRKTSEAVQKDIDDLKAITNSLDLVWDNASHRLEIPESLLFDFGKHDIKEQGNTFAKKLGKSLDDYMSKNDRHTRYTIVIEGHTDTMGSPEYNYDLSLKRSLSVIDAITKYSNMPKGKEIELIPAAYGESRLKIKTVQEKRCEDNRRVGIRIMPIFIDTSKKVLK from the coding sequence ATGGGAAAAGATTACCGGGAAAGGGAAGTAATCATGGACTCCGACAATAGAAGCGAATTAAACTATTGGCCAAGTTTTGTGGATATATTCGCGTCTCTCTTCTTCATTTTTCTGATCCTGTTTGCTATCTATTATACGAGTGTTCGCAAGACATCTGAGGCAGTTCAAAAGGACATTGATGATCTTAAGGCGATAACCAATTCCCTTGATCTCGTTTGGGATAACGCATCACATCGACTTGAGATACCTGAATCGTTGTTGTTTGACTTTGGGAAACATGACATAAAAGAGCAAGGTAATACATTTGCAAAAAAGTTAGGAAAAAGCCTTGATGATTACATGTCGAAAAACGACCGACATACGCGTTATACTATTGTTATTGAGGGTCACACGGACACAATGGGAAGTCCAGAATATAACTATGACCTGTCCTTAAAAAGATCATTAAGTGTTATTGATGCCATCACAAAGTATTCAAACATGCCTAAAGGGAAGGAGATAGAACTGATTCCCGCTGCTTATGGCGAATCGAGATTAAAGATTAAAACTGTTCAAGAGAAACGTTGTGAGGATAACAGGAGGGTTGGAATTCGTATTATGCCAATCTTTATTGACACTTCTAAAAAAGTGCTGAAATAG
- a CDS encoding urocanate hydratase, translating to MSKQSHLAKTIKLDDTLPPDPVFESGIRRAPDRRLSLSDAETALAVKNALRYVPKHLHSTLAPEFLSELKTMGRIYGYRYRPCGRISGKPIDEYKGIISARAMQVMIDNNLDFDIALYPYELVTYGETGQVCQNWMQYQLIKKYLEVMTEEQTLVVQSGHPLGLFPSSKNAPRVISTNGLVIGKWDNPEEFKRLTALGVANYGQMTAGGWMYIGPQGIVHGTYITLLNAGRKYLGIPADKDLSGILYISSGLGGMSGAQPKAVEIAGGIGIIAEVDFSRIETRHAQGWVGKVASDLRQIFNLVDEYRKTKKSLSIAYHGNIVDLLEYVDKHDIKVELVSDQTSCHAVYDGGYTPAGTSFEQGRELIVSDPEKFKHLVDESLIRHYRVIKNLTEKGARFWDYGNSFMASVFDAGEHRIAKNGINTFDGFIWPSYVEDIMGPMCFDFGYGPFRWVCLSRKDEDLRKTDLAAKDLIDPNRNSMDRDNYHWISGAEENKLVVGTKARILYADEAGRIRIALKFNRMIREGAIGPVMLGRDHHDVSGTDSPYRETANIRDGSNVMAEMATHCFAGNVARGMSLVVLSNGGGVGIGRSVNGGNGIVLDGSEHMDNVIKSALSWDVMGGVARRNWARNPNAMETSSKWNETHEDEGFITIPAEIDEEMIDALMQSKKLQ from the coding sequence ATGTCCAAGCAATCCCACTTGGCAAAAACGATCAAGCTGGATGATACCCTACCGCCCGACCCAGTTTTCGAAAGCGGTATCCGCCGCGCGCCTGATCGACGCTTGTCGCTCAGTGATGCTGAAACGGCTCTGGCAGTCAAGAACGCCTTGCGTTATGTTCCAAAACATCTGCATTCAACCCTTGCCCCCGAATTTCTATCAGAGCTGAAAACCATGGGCAGGATTTATGGGTACCGCTATCGTCCCTGTGGAAGGATCTCCGGCAAACCGATCGACGAATATAAAGGAATCATCTCCGCCCGCGCGATGCAGGTGATGATCGATAACAATCTGGATTTTGATATTGCGTTATACCCTTATGAACTTGTCACATACGGAGAAACAGGGCAGGTCTGTCAAAACTGGATGCAGTATCAGTTGATCAAGAAATACTTGGAAGTGATGACCGAGGAGCAAACCCTCGTGGTCCAGTCCGGTCATCCCTTGGGCTTGTTTCCCTCTTCCAAAAACGCTCCGCGGGTGATTTCCACAAACGGTCTCGTGATCGGAAAATGGGATAATCCGGAAGAATTCAAGCGTCTCACTGCATTAGGCGTGGCGAATTATGGACAAATGACAGCCGGCGGATGGATGTATATTGGTCCGCAAGGCATCGTGCACGGTACCTATATCACGCTTTTGAACGCCGGCAGAAAGTATCTCGGCATTCCAGCGGATAAGGATTTGAGCGGGATTCTATACATATCTTCAGGTCTTGGAGGGATGTCCGGAGCCCAACCCAAAGCAGTGGAGATCGCCGGTGGGATTGGGATCATCGCCGAAGTCGATTTCAGCAGGATCGAGACTCGTCACGCACAAGGTTGGGTGGGCAAGGTAGCATCCGATCTTAGGCAAATTTTCAATCTTGTTGACGAGTATCGCAAAACAAAAAAATCCCTTTCCATTGCCTATCACGGCAATATCGTCGATCTGCTTGAATATGTGGACAAACACGATATCAAGGTGGAGCTCGTTTCCGATCAAACGTCATGCCACGCTGTCTATGATGGTGGATACACTCCCGCCGGAACGAGTTTTGAACAAGGACGCGAGCTCATCGTCAGCGATCCCGAAAAGTTTAAACATCTTGTGGATGAATCGCTTATCCGTCACTATCGGGTGATCAAAAATCTCACCGAAAAAGGGGCAAGATTCTGGGATTATGGAAATAGTTTCATGGCTTCGGTTTTCGATGCCGGAGAACATCGCATCGCCAAAAACGGAATCAATACTTTCGATGGTTTCATCTGGCCTTCCTATGTGGAGGACATCATGGGACCGATGTGTTTTGATTTTGGTTATGGTCCTTTCCGTTGGGTCTGCCTTTCGCGTAAGGACGAAGATTTAAGGAAGACCGATCTTGCCGCGAAAGATCTAATCGATCCAAACCGCAATTCAATGGATCGGGACAACTATCATTGGATCAGCGGTGCAGAGGAGAATAAACTCGTCGTCGGAACCAAGGCTCGCATCCTGTATGCCGATGAAGCAGGCAGGATCCGCATTGCATTGAAATTTAACCGGATGATCCGCGAAGGAGCTATCGGGCCAGTGATGTTGGGACGTGATCATCACGATGTTTCTGGAACTGATTCCCCTTATCGTGAAACTGCCAATATCCGCGATGGGAGCAACGTCATGGCAGAAATGGCGACGCACTGCTTTGCCGGAAACGTAGCTCGCGGAATGAGCCTCGTGGTGCTTTCCAACGGAGGCGGAGTAGGAATCGGACGCAGCGTCAACGGTGGAAACGGAATCGTCCTCGATGGCAGTGAACACATGGACAATGTGATCAAAAGCGCTCTGTCCTGGGATGTCATGGGTGGTGTGGCAAGACGCAACTGGGCAAGAAATCCAAATGCAATGGAGACATCGTCAAAGTGGAACGAAACGCATGAAGACGAGGGGTTTATCACTATTCCGGCAGAGATCGATGAAGAGATGATCGACGCTCTGATGCAGAGTAAAAAATTGCAATAA
- a CDS encoding UTP--glucose-1-phosphate uridylyltransferase — MLSHFIKLMKNEGIADSVIRTFSAYYQELEKGERGLVGKDMITPPSPQNVVNYDDISELRNQGILKNIAMIKLNGGLGTSMGLSKAKSLLPVKGNMTFLDIIVRQILALRARTGYDIQLLFMNSYCTEKDTLDYLKKYPDLTRSDLPLSFMQNKFPRIRQDDLKPFESKDKQQMWNPPGHGDIYAALCVSGLLDKLIDRGYRYAFVSNSDNLGATIDTAIPAFMEKQGIQFLMEVCKRSETDKKGGHLCEDKHSQLMLREIAQCPPEEMEDFQDIEHYKYFNTNNLWIDLKALQWNLIAGDGIMLLPLIINPKNVEDTPVYQLETAMGAAIGAFGKSMALLVPRQRFAPVKKNTDLLAIWSDVYELNDQYQIQLRRGLSSPPSIDLDENFYGSIDQLLERFKDGVPSLIDCKSLKLEGDISFGDDVICEGRVSIIAGEKIHLKSRLLAGDIRY, encoded by the coding sequence ATGTTGAGTCACTTCATCAAACTAATGAAAAACGAAGGGATCGCGGATAGCGTGATCCGCACCTTCAGCGCTTATTATCAGGAATTGGAAAAAGGAGAGCGAGGCTTGGTGGGCAAGGACATGATCACTCCGCCATCGCCGCAAAATGTTGTCAACTATGACGATATCAGCGAACTCCGCAACCAGGGCATCCTCAAAAACATTGCCATGATCAAGCTCAATGGCGGGCTTGGAACGAGCATGGGTCTCAGCAAGGCAAAATCATTACTTCCCGTCAAAGGCAATATGACCTTTTTGGATATCATCGTTCGCCAGATATTGGCACTGAGAGCGAGAACTGGCTATGATATTCAGTTGCTATTTATGAATAGCTATTGCACCGAAAAGGACACTTTGGATTATTTGAAAAAATATCCTGACCTCACGCGCAGCGATCTGCCGCTCTCCTTTATGCAAAACAAGTTTCCCCGCATCCGGCAGGACGATCTCAAACCCTTTGAATCCAAGGACAAACAGCAAATGTGGAATCCGCCCGGACATGGAGACATCTATGCTGCTTTGTGCGTTTCCGGTCTTTTGGACAAACTCATAGACCGTGGCTATCGCTATGCTTTCGTCTCAAATTCGGATAACCTCGGTGCGACTATCGATACCGCCATACCGGCATTCATGGAAAAGCAGGGAATTCAATTTCTCATGGAAGTCTGCAAACGTAGCGAAACAGACAAAAAGGGCGGTCATCTTTGCGAGGACAAGCATAGCCAATTGATGCTGCGCGAGATCGCACAATGCCCTCCCGAAGAGATGGAAGACTTTCAAGATATTGAGCACTATAAGTATTTCAATACCAACAATCTGTGGATTGATCTAAAAGCCTTGCAATGGAATCTGATCGCCGGAGACGGGATCATGCTGTTGCCGCTTATCATCAATCCCAAAAACGTGGAAGACACTCCTGTCTATCAGCTCGAAACCGCGATGGGAGCGGCAATCGGCGCTTTTGGAAAGAGCATGGCGCTCTTGGTTCCAAGGCAGCGTTTTGCCCCGGTGAAGAAAAACACCGATCTCCTGGCAATCTGGTCTGATGTCTATGAACTCAACGACCAATATCAGATTCAGCTCCGGCGCGGTCTCTCATCGCCACCAAGCATTGATCTGGATGAAAACTTCTATGGCAGCATCGACCAGCTGTTGGAGCGTTTCAAGGACGGCGTGCCGAGTCTTATCGATTGCAAGTCCTTGAAACTTGAAGGAGATATCAGTTTTGGCGATGATGTGATTTGCGAAGGTAGGGTCAGCATCATCGCAGGAGAGAAGATTCATTTGAAGAGTCGTCTGCTCGCAGGTGATATCAGATATTAA
- a CDS encoding MlaD family protein, with product MTSKTVKIRLGIFITLGLALLATFFAVVAGNRLIQKRDIYYIQFENYSVSGLQVGGTVNYQGIKVGRVEQIKIDPKDITKIIITISVDRGTPIKSDTEAVLVAVGITGIKAVEIRGGSNEAKLMNPKTFIKSGTSMFDDITDKAMSIAEKVDEIAANISSLTDEENRKNIAAILNQTSLLLYDTRTNLSSTLASLNEIARNTAEVTAGLGNNLDKLTDNLTKNLDNLTNSTTGSIDALSTATIANLNTVTVSTTRNLDSLSAVTQKSIEAMTAKLGKELDLISLNLNKSISDINTQTSLLLTDTRFHLNNIGSHSDELILSTTKQITEITMNINRSLDRVHLLFASGEFESLLRNVNVLSVQLADANVKGLVTELATTVNRVGSLIANMDRTLVRSRSNLLETIESLRDASENLNEFSRQISDQPSVLIRGN from the coding sequence ATGACATCAAAAACTGTAAAAATCAGGCTGGGGATATTCATCACGCTGGGATTGGCTTTGCTGGCGACCTTCTTTGCCGTCGTGGCAGGAAATCGGCTCATCCAAAAGCGGGATATCTATTACATCCAGTTTGAAAACTACTCCGTATCGGGTCTGCAGGTCGGCGGAACGGTCAATTATCAAGGGATCAAGGTTGGTCGCGTTGAGCAAATCAAGATCGATCCCAAGGACATCACCAAGATCATTATCACCATCAGCGTGGATCGCGGAACCCCGATCAAGTCTGATACCGAGGCAGTGCTCGTCGCTGTTGGTATCACGGGAATCAAAGCAGTCGAGATTCGAGGCGGCTCAAACGAAGCCAAGCTTATGAATCCTAAGACTTTTATCAAATCCGGCACTTCCATGTTTGACGACATCACGGACAAAGCAATGTCCATCGCGGAAAAGGTTGATGAGATCGCTGCCAATATCAGCAGCCTCACCGATGAAGAAAACCGCAAGAACATCGCCGCGATACTGAACCAAACCAGCTTGTTGTTGTATGACACCAGGACAAATCTTTCGTCCACGCTCGCCAGCCTGAATGAGATCGCACGCAACACAGCGGAAGTGACTGCCGGATTGGGAAACAATTTGGATAAATTGACCGATAATTTGACCAAAAACTTGGATAACCTCACAAACTCCACGACCGGAAGCATTGACGCCCTTTCCACAGCCACGATTGCCAATCTGAACACCGTGACTGTGAGCACCACCCGCAATCTGGATAGTCTTTCGGCAGTAACCCAAAAAAGCATCGAAGCTATGACGGCAAAACTGGGCAAGGAACTTGATCTGATCAGCCTGAACCTCAATAAATCGATCTCCGACATCAACACCCAAACCTCACTCCTGCTGACCGATACCAGATTTCATTTGAACAACATCGGATCGCACAGCGATGAGCTGATTCTTTCCACCACCAAGCAGATCACGGAAATCACCATGAATATCAACCGGTCTCTGGATCGGGTGCATCTGCTTTTCGCCTCGGGTGAATTTGAATCCCTGCTGCGCAATGTGAATGTGCTTTCCGTCCAGCTTGCCGATGCCAATGTCAAAGGGCTCGTGACCGAATTGGCGACAACGGTCAACCGGGTGGGATCGTTGATCGCAAACATGGACAGGACATTGGTGCGCAGCCGGTCAAATCTGTTGGAAACCATTGAATCTCTGCGGGACGCATCGGAGAATCTGAACGAATTCAGCCGTCAGATATCGGATCAACCCTCAGTCCTGATACGCGGAAACTAA